One Lepus europaeus isolate LE1 chromosome 17, mLepTim1.pri, whole genome shotgun sequence genomic window, CCCAGGTAACAGACCTCTGCCTAGCACCAATACTGCTTTGGCTTTGAGTCATTTGGTCTACATCCATGCTACTGCCCCTGGAGGGCAGAGAGATCACCCTGATTTTTACCTCtgcccacaccctgcccccacccccaccaacaaGTAGCAGGCACAGGCCCGGTCTGGGCAGCTGACACCTGCCCCCAGGCGTGCCCCAGATGGAACACTGGCTGTTGCACAGGTCACTAATAACCCATTAATCTCCTCCTCTCAGATTAAAGCcctgaaatgaaacaaaacctCTGTTCATTCTTTGTTTGCTGTGTCCCCATTCCCACCCCTTAACTGGGACAAATCTATGAGCTACCTTTAGGGACCTGAGAGTAGAGGAAAGGAGCAGTTGAATATGCACTGGAGGTGGCCTAGGAGAAAGAGAGGCCAGAGGAGGGGATGCCTGGAAAGCTGCCTGTCCTCCATCATTGgaccccaggcagccctgcccctACCAGAGTTGCCCCATTTCTTCACAGCATTCCTAGGTGAACCCAAGGAGACCTCTCAGGTTCAACTAGCAGATAgggtacccccccccccatctagtTTCCTTTTCCCAAGTCAAACGGACTCTGCCGATTCCCGCAGTGCACACCAGCTTCCTTGAGGCCCTAGGGGTCCCAAAAGCCCTGGGAGCGGGCTTTCCAGTAGCACCCCAGGGACGGGTTTTCTACCGGCGGGGAACCAGCCCGTACCATTATCTCTGGTAAGGGTATGAGGGAGATCGCGGGGCTGGCAACCTCGAACCGTTTCTCAATAAAATTTCATTCCAGGCAGCCAAGTGTCCAGGGGGCGCCAGAGGTTTCAGCTGGACCCTCTGTCTTCTCCACTGCCCGTTACGCAGCTCCACGAATTGAGAGGCTGCCTGCCGCAGCAGTGCCTGGTGCGTAAAAAGCGCTTAGGGGGATGCGCTACGCCTTGAAGCGCCTCAGGAAGATTCCTGGGATGCCCAACCCAGCGATGgtgtttctgaggactctccccCTTCTCAAGTACAAGTCAATCCAAGGCCAGGCTGGCAGCACAGGGGAGAGCGCCCGCAGTGCCTGTCGGCAGCCCCAGTTAGAGGCTCGTCTTTCCGCTAAACCACGTTTTGAAATTAGACAAGTCGCTGCCCCACAAAGAAAACAAGGGGGCTGGGCCAATGATCTCTTAAGAGACTCCAGCTCTCGGAATGCAACCCCCTGGCCTCCGGCCCAACGCCCACGGGAGGGGCCCCTTCTTCAGCCACACCggctgcagccctcccctctcggCAGCACAACTGAGTCACCTTGCTGAGGTGTCctgagggtcttttttttttttttattgattcaaAAGTTCATTCACCAGACCCTAAATACTCTTATGTACAAAATATAGACTTTTCCTGCTGTGAAATCGCATAataaatacgagtatgtagaacAAGGGAAAAGCTATATAATTTACCATACCAAAACTCATTCCAAAAGGCATCACATGATTTACAAACTGATTTCTTCTTTAAGGGACGCATGGGGCTCCAGGCACCTGCTGCTCCAACTCACGTGTCCTGCGCGGGAGGCAAGGAGGCTGGAGAGGTGGTCCCGGCGACCGGCTGGCTGGCTGGTGCTTTCCCAGTTCACAGCCTGGTCTCCAgcgcccgggagggcaatggctTCGAAAAGTGCAAGAGGAGAAGGCAGGGGCTCGCCCTCCAAAATTGAGGCGGTGTGGGGCGGCTCCAGACCCCGGACTGGATGCGGATAGaggagcagggcgggggtgggggtggggtggggggagcaagcACCGAGAGACCACATGTGGGGTTCAGTTACACTGCGAGAGGGGTGGGCATGAGTGAGAGCAGGGCGATCGGGCCGCGCGGGGGCCTCGGGGGCGTGGTGCTACCATCTTCCTCTTCTCTGAGCGAGGTGCGGGAGTGGGTGCTGGGAGAAGGACCTGAGCGATGCTCGAGCCCGCAATGCCCGCCTTGTGGGCGGCGGCAGGGGTTTTCGAGGCGCGGAGGACCTGCTGCCAGCCTGATGGAACCCAGCCTGCCGCGCCGCGGGCGCCTTGGcgagtcaggagcaggaggcgCAAGTCTGAGGGCCGCCACTGCCCACCCGCGGTCGCTCCGCTTGCCTCCTCTCCCAGTACCCTCTGCCCAGCAACCGAGTGGCCACTTCACAGAAAGTCTGAGAAAGCCAGGGCGCCTGGGCGCAGACAGGCAGGGGAGCTGGGCACCTGAAGCCCGGTGCGCTCCTCCGGCGAGGCGGCGGGGCTCAGACTGCCAGCCTGGGAGACTGGAGAATAGAGAGAGCCCCAGTCCGCGGGGGAGCCGCCGTCAGGGCTGCCCAGCTCCGCAGAGGGCAGCACCGGCGGCTCTGGCCCGTAGAAGCTGTGGTCGGCTATGCGCAGCGCCTGCGTCAGCGCCCAGATGTAGTTGTGGGCGAAGCGCAGCGTCTCGATCTTGGTGAGCTTCGCGTCGTCGGGGAACGTGGGCAGGACTCCGCGCAGCGCGTCCAGCGCGGAGTTGAGGTTGTGCATGCGATTGCGCTCGCGGTCGTTGGCTTTCTTGCGCCGACTCCGCCGCTGCTTGCTCAGCGCCAGCTCGCTCTTGGGCCGGCTGCGCCCCCCGCGCCGCGCCCGGAGTTTCCTGGCTGCCCCTCGGCAGCCGCCTCCTTCGGCTTCCCCGCAGTCCCGGAGCATAAGTGTGGGGCTAGGCGGGGCGGACAAGGCGCTGGGCACTTCGCGGTCCGAAGCTCCGGGGAAGGGTGGCTCGGTCTCGTGGGTCGCTCGGAGAGTGGGCGCACCCAAAGGATGAGGCACCATCCTGCCGCAGGGTAAGAACTAACGGTAAGAATGGGACAGTGACCCAGGGCCGTCCCCGATCCCGAGGCC contains:
- the NEUROG3 gene encoding neurogenin-3, which codes for MVPHPLGAPTLRATHETEPPFPGASDREVPSALSAPPSPTLMLRDCGEAEGGGCRGAARKLRARRGGRSRPKSELALSKQRRSRRKKANDRERNRMHNLNSALDALRGVLPTFPDDAKLTKIETLRFAHNYIWALTQALRIADHSFYGPEPPVLPSAELGSPDGGSPADWGSLYSPVSQAGSLSPAASPEERTGLQVPSSPACLRPGALAFSDFL